The proteins below are encoded in one region of Rhizobacter sp.:
- a CDS encoding carbohydrate ABC transporter substrate-binding protein: MKLRLNAVALAAAALVIGQSAWAGEAEAKKWIDSEFQPSTLSKDQQAAELKWFIEAAKKLQAKGVKEISVVSETITTHEYESKTLAKAFEEITGIKVKHDLIQEGDVVEKLQTSMQSGKSIYDGWISDSDLIGTHYRYGKIMNLTDYMAGKGKEWTNPGLDLKDFIGTSFTTGPDKKLYQLPDQQFANLYWFRADLFARADLKDKFKKKYGYDLGVPLNWSAYEDIADFFTNDVKTIDGKPIYGHMDYGKKDPSLGWRFTDAWLSMAGTADIGIPNGKPVDEWGIRASADGCTPLGASVSRGGATNSPAAVYALTKYVDWMKKYAPKEATGMTFGEAGPVPAQGQIAQQIFWYTAFTADMTKPGLPVVNADGTPKWRMAPGPNGPYWKQGMQNGYQDVGSWTFFDKHDENRTAAAWLYAQFVTAKTVSLKKTIVGLTPIRESDIQSKAMTDMAPKLGGLVEFYRSPARVAWTPTGTNVPDYPKLAQLWWKNVAVAVTGEKTPQQAMDNLAEEMDQVMARLERAGMARCAPKLNKKEDPKKYLSDKGAPWAKLANEKPKGETIAYDTLLNAWKAGKVR, from the coding sequence ATTGAAGTGGTTCATCGAAGCGGCCAAGAAGCTGCAGGCCAAGGGCGTGAAGGAGATCTCGGTCGTCTCCGAGACCATCACCACGCACGAGTACGAGTCGAAGACGCTCGCCAAGGCCTTCGAAGAAATCACCGGCATCAAGGTCAAGCATGACCTGATCCAGGAAGGTGACGTCGTCGAAAAGCTGCAGACCTCCATGCAGTCCGGCAAGTCGATCTACGACGGCTGGATCTCCGACTCCGACCTGATCGGTACGCACTACCGCTACGGGAAGATCATGAACCTGACCGACTACATGGCCGGCAAGGGCAAGGAGTGGACGAACCCCGGCCTCGACCTGAAAGACTTCATCGGCACCAGCTTCACCACCGGCCCCGACAAGAAGCTCTACCAGCTGCCCGACCAGCAGTTCGCCAACCTGTACTGGTTCCGCGCCGACCTCTTCGCCCGTGCCGACCTGAAAGACAAGTTCAAGAAGAAGTACGGCTACGACCTCGGCGTGCCGCTCAACTGGTCGGCCTATGAAGACATCGCCGACTTCTTCACCAACGACGTGAAGACCATCGACGGCAAGCCCATCTATGGCCACATGGACTACGGCAAGAAAGACCCGTCGCTCGGCTGGCGCTTCACCGATGCCTGGCTCTCGATGGCCGGCACCGCCGACATCGGCATCCCCAACGGCAAGCCGGTCGACGAATGGGGCATCCGCGCCTCGGCCGACGGTTGCACGCCGCTCGGCGCTTCGGTCTCCCGCGGTGGCGCGACCAACTCGCCCGCTGCCGTCTACGCACTCACCAAGTACGTCGACTGGATGAAGAAGTACGCCCCGAAGGAAGCCACCGGCATGACCTTCGGCGAAGCCGGCCCGGTGCCCGCGCAAGGCCAGATCGCGCAGCAGATCTTCTGGTACACCGCCTTCACCGCCGACATGACCAAGCCCGGCCTGCCGGTGGTCAATGCCGACGGTACGCCCAAGTGGCGCATGGCCCCCGGCCCCAACGGCCCGTACTGGAAGCAAGGCATGCAGAACGGGTATCAAGACGTGGGCTCGTGGACCTTCTTCGACAAGCACGATGAAAACCGCACCGCCGCGGCGTGGCTCTACGCGCAGTTCGTGACGGCCAAGACCGTGTCGCTGAAGAAGACCATCGTCGGCCTGACCCCCATCCGCGAGAGCGACATCCAGAGCAAGGCCATGACCGACATGGCCCCGAAGCTGGGTGGCCTGGTCGAGTTCTACCGCTCGCCCGCCCGCGTGGCCTGGACGCCCACCGGCACCAACGTGCCCGACTACCCCAAGCTCGCGCAGCTCTGGTGGAAGAACGTAGCCGTGGCCGTGACGGGTGAGAAGACGCCGCAGCAGGCCATGGACAACCTCGCCGAAGAGATGGACCAGGTGATGGCCCGCCTCGAGCGCGCCGGCATGGCCCGTTGCGCGCCGAAGCTCAACAAGAAGGAAGACCCTAAGAAGTATCTGAGCGACAAGGGCGCACCATGGGCCAAGCTCGCCAACGAGAAGCCCAAGGGCGAAACGATTGCCTATGACACGCTGCTGAACGCGTGGAAGGCAGGCAAGGTGCGTTAA